Proteins encoded within one genomic window of Glycine soja cultivar W05 chromosome 1, ASM419377v2, whole genome shotgun sequence:
- the LOC114410807 gene encoding plant-specific TFIIB-related protein PTF2: MSKSPPCTYCGRASFIRDDISGELICSSCGGVQQFDQFDAQIGGIDGPQGTFIHVGTAGSGSLYSYRERKLFAAQNLIDEVTNQLGLSSKSGDVRSMISTITEGEFGQGEWFHVLIGACAYVVMRKEDRPLPMAEVASAIGCDVYEIGRMILRVVDFLNLRPDFPEFDIVHLLERTIRNCNGFASVERDLIERMRKQGVFLIQCAVKWYLSTGRRPVPLVVAVLVFVAELNGVGVGMEELAKEVHAKVSTCRARYKELLETLVKVAQVLPWGKDVTVKNIVKNAPIVIQYMERKAMLKPGKKREGLDRAAVDLEDVVAECLRNDGEFEYGVDGMTKRKDSQYFSLESNAGRVGGGDSDGLQISPECLSLLYKKFLDENCCIESLRGSGNAQKRRVLRFDLLECREWWDGKSELSKKLLLNRLLEKDVGVDTMPPSFVNGQLKCEMRRERINAAKVRIKRIMHPSDADLGDAEIPCPLDSSYPERRRKKRKGMVVDDVDWEDLIIETLVLHRVKEEEIEKGHYNTLLDLHVFNSGIV, encoded by the coding sequence ATGTCGAAATCTCCTCCCTGTACCTACTGCGGCCGAGCCTCCTTCATCCGTGATGATATCTCCGGCGAGTTAATCTGCTCCTCGTGCGGCGGCGTCCAGCAATTCGACCAATTCGACGCCCAAATTGGCGGCATCGACGGTCCTCAGGGAACCTTCATCCATGTCGGCACCGCTGGTTCAGGTAGCCTCTACTCCTACCGCGAGAGAAAACTCTTCGCGGCGCAAAACCTAATCGACGAAGTAACCAACCAGTTAGGGTTATCTTCCAAGAGCGGCGACGTGAGAAGCATGATATCCACCATCACCGAGGGCGAGTTCGGACAGGGCGAGTGGTTCCACGTGCTCATCGGCGCGTGCGCGTATGTTGTCATGCGAAAAGAGGATCGACCCTTGCCCATGGCGGAAGTCGCCTCCGCGATAGGGTGTGATGTTTACGAAATCGGGAGAATGATTTTACGCGTTGTTGATTTTTTGAATCTGAGGCCTGATTTTCCTGAGTTTGATATTGTGCATTTGCTGGAACGGACGATTAGGAATTGTAACGGTTTTGCCTCTGTTGAGAGGGATTTGATTGAGAGGATGAGGAAGCAGGGGGTATTTTTGATTCAGTGTGCGGTGAAGTGGTATCTAAGCACCGGGCGGCGGCCAGTGCCGTTGGTGGTGGCGGTGTTGGTTTTCGTGGCAGAGTTGAATGGGGTTGGGGTGGGGATGGAAGAATTAGCTAAGGAGGTTCATGCTAAGGTTTCCACATGTAGGGCTAGGTATAAAGAGTTGCTTGAGACACTTGTGAAGGTTGCACAGGTGTTGCCTTGGGGGAAGGATGTTACCGTGAAGAACATTGTTAAGAATGCACCGATTGTGATTCAGTATATGGAGAGGAAGGCTATGTTGAAGCCTGGGAAGAAGAGGGAGGGTCTTGATCGGGCTGCGGTGGATTTGGAGGATGTGGTTGCTGAATGCTTGAGAAATGATGGTGAATTTGAATATGGGGTTGATGGCATGACTAAAAGGAAGGATTCACAGTATTTTTCGTTGGAGAGTAATGCTGGTAGAGTGGGTGGTGGGGATTCTGATGGGCTGCAGATTTCGCCTGAATGCTTGTCATTGCTGTATAAGAAGTTTTTGGATGAAAATTGTTGTATTGAGTCTCTGAGAGGGAGTGGGAATGCTCAGAAAAGGAGGGTTTTACGGTTTGATCTGCTAGAGTGTAGGGAGTGGTGGGATGGGAAATCTGAACTGAGCAAGAAGCTTCTGCTTAATCGTTTATTGGAGAAGGATGTTGGAGTGGATACCATGCCACCATCGTTTGTCAATGGTCAATTGAAATGTGAAATGAGGAGGGAAAGGATCAATGCTGCTAAGGTTCGAATAAAAAGAATTATGCATCCGTCAGATGCTGATCTGGGTGATGCTGAGATTCCTTGCCCTTTAGATAGCTCTTATCctgaaagaagaaggaagaagagaaaaggaatggTAGTTGATGATGTTGATTGGGAAGACTTAATTATTGAAACCCTTGTTCTTCATCGAGTGAAAGAAGAGGAAATTGAGAAGGGACATTACAATACCTTACTGGATCTACATGTGTTTAACTCTGGCATTGTATGA
- the LOC114410815 gene encoding single-stranded DNA-binding protein WHY1, chloroplastic-like isoform X1, which produces MAQVQSITLKHLSLPTHTFVPPKFNIPLNRNLSFTPKFTFSTSLSVRCYHPNLVQPKPFPPLPQRPPVAELPQQRVYVGYSVYTRKGVLTVTPRPPEFESKSSGAFKVSKEGYVVLQFAPSVGADEPIYDWNQKQIFSLSVSEMGTLITLGARDSWEFSHETVKLKSNETEVRKVLKVEPLLDATGHLFSLSVQKKPVNMEGIQKNISLPVTRAELAVLRVLFNYIMPYLLGWNAFGNSIKPEVYSQVNNTNSRYGADNEWNR; this is translated from the exons ATGGCGCAGGTTCAGTCCATTACCTTGAAGCATCTCTCACTACCAACCCATACTTTCGTTCCTCCAAAGTTCAACATTCCTTTGAACCGCAATTTGTCTTTCACGCCTAAATTCACATTCTCAACATCACTCTCCGTCAGATGCTACCACCCTAACCTTGTCCAACCCAAGCCATTCCCACCACTGCCACAACGCCCTCCAG TTGCAGAATTGCCACAGCAAAGGGTGTACGTGGGTTACTCCGTTTACACGAGGAAGGGCGTGCTCACCGTGACTCCTAGACCTCCGGAATTTGAATCGAAAAGT TCTGGGGCGTTCAAAGTGTCCAAGGAAGGTTATGTTGTGCTCCAGTTTGCTCCCTCAGTTGGTGCTGATGAGCCCATATATGATTGGAACCAAAAGCAG ATATTCTCACTATCAGTGAGTGAAATGGGAACTCTAATTACCCTTGGTGCAAGGGATTCTTGGGAATTTTCTCATGAGACTGTTAAGTTGAAAAG CAATGAAACTGAAGTTAGAAAAGTTTTGAAGGTGGAGCCACTTCTGGATGCTACTGGCCACTTATTTAGCTTAA GCGTTCAAAAGAAGCCTGTGAACATGGAGGGAATTCAGAAAAACATCTCTCTCCCTGTTACAAGGGCAGAGCTAGCAGTTTTAAGGGTGCTTTTCAAT TATATCATGCCATACCTTCTAGGTTGGAATGCCTTTGGAAACTCCATAAAGCCAGAGGTATATAGTCAAGTGAATAATACCAACTCCAGATATGGAGCAGACAATGAATGGAACAGATAG
- the LOC114410815 gene encoding single-stranded DNA-binding protein WHY1, chloroplastic-like isoform X2, translating to MAQVQSITLKHLSLPTHTFVPPKFNIPLNRNLSFTPKFTFSTSLSVRCYHPNLVQPKPFPPLPQRPPVAELPQQRVYVGYSVYTRKGVLTVTPRPPEFESKSSGAFKVSKEGYVVLQFAPSVGADEPIYDWNQKQIFSLSVSEMGTLITLGARDSWEFSHETVKLKSNETEVRKVLKVEPLLDATGHLFSLRIQS from the exons ATGGCGCAGGTTCAGTCCATTACCTTGAAGCATCTCTCACTACCAACCCATACTTTCGTTCCTCCAAAGTTCAACATTCCTTTGAACCGCAATTTGTCTTTCACGCCTAAATTCACATTCTCAACATCACTCTCCGTCAGATGCTACCACCCTAACCTTGTCCAACCCAAGCCATTCCCACCACTGCCACAACGCCCTCCAG TTGCAGAATTGCCACAGCAAAGGGTGTACGTGGGTTACTCCGTTTACACGAGGAAGGGCGTGCTCACCGTGACTCCTAGACCTCCGGAATTTGAATCGAAAAGT TCTGGGGCGTTCAAAGTGTCCAAGGAAGGTTATGTTGTGCTCCAGTTTGCTCCCTCAGTTGGTGCTGATGAGCCCATATATGATTGGAACCAAAAGCAG ATATTCTCACTATCAGTGAGTGAAATGGGAACTCTAATTACCCTTGGTGCAAGGGATTCTTGGGAATTTTCTCATGAGACTGTTAAGTTGAAAAG CAATGAAACTGAAGTTAGAAAAGTTTTGAAGGTGGAGCCACTTCTGGATGCTACTGGCCACTTATTTAGCTTAA GGATTCAGAGTTAA
- the LOC114406596 gene encoding uncharacterized protein LOC114406596, with product MDGDIYNEDTNDEDIDDEETNEEFYEATYTYVMAIYALIDILNQFLNMMRGEHIERPLTRRQITSRGYDYIHKALNDDPAIFRQVYRMYPDVFRKLCTIIREKTPLEDTRFICVEEMLASFLQIVGQNTRYCVICNTFGRSQFATSENFHKILKALNSLAPDLMVRPGSTVPAKIRESTKFYPYFKDCIGAIDGTHIPASVKGRDVSSYRDRHGNISQNVLAACNFDLEFMYVLSGWEGSAHDSKVLSDALARKNELKVPQELVLACAALHNFLRKECRSDEFPVEPTDESSSSSSVLPNYEDNDHEPIVQTQEQEREDANIWRTNIGSDMWRNANN from the exons ATGGATGGAGATATATATAATGAAGATACAAATGATGAAGATATAGATGACGAGGAAACAAATGAAGAATTTTATGAAGCCACATACACATATGTGATGGCAATTTATGCTTTAATAGATATATTAAATCAGTTTTTGAATATGATGCGTGGTGAACATATTGAACGTCCATTAACTCGACGACAAATTACTAGTCGGGGATATGACTATATACACAAAGCATTAAACGATGATCCTGCAATCTTTCGACAAGTATATAGGATGTATCCTGATGTATTTCGAAAGTTGTGCAcgattataagagaaaaaacacCTTTGGAGGATACAAGATTTATTTGTGTTGAAGAAATGCTTGCATCATTCCTACAGATTGTCGGCCAGAACACTCGATATTGTGTAATCTGCAATACATTTGGCCGATCACAATTTGCTACAAGTGAAAATTTTCACAAGATTTTGAAAGCTCTGAACTCATTAGCACCTGATTTAATGGTTAGACCAGGCTCAACTGTGCCTGCAAAAATAAGGGAAAGCACAAAGTTTTATCCTTATTTTAAG GATTGCATTGGAGCTATTGATGGTACACATATTCCCGCATCAGTAAAAGGACGAGATGTAAGCAGTTATCGTGATCGTCATGGAAATATATCACAAAATGTATTAGCTGCTTGTAACTTTGATTTGGAATTCATGTACGTTCTTAGCGGGTGGGAGGGTTCAGCACATGATTCCAAGGTGTTAAGTGATGCTttggcaaggaagaatgaaCTTAAAGTGCCCCAAG AGCTTGTGTTGGCATGTGCAGCACTTCATAATTTTCTTCGCAAAGAATGTCGTTCTGATGAATTTCCAGTGGAACCTACTGACgagtcttcatcttcatcttcagtgTTACCAAATTACGAAGACAATGATCATGAACCCATTGTTCAAACACAAGAGCAGGAACGAGAAGATGCTAATATATGGAGGACTAATATAGGTTCAGATATGTGGAGAAATGCTAATAATTAG
- the LOC114406605 gene encoding uncharacterized protein LOC114406605: MRDLKTLKELVASVTDWKSLEKMSCKPFKPSILHLAISQDAPHLYSEEQLIQLKNFSKLLSRAESKPNTNKTDKRVAKKRQIEERPKEERIMPAMIKKPRKIILVQNGPSPDLSRRIVLGHSGTSSDLPRRIILEHSGPSPDLPVQFKNRVTELSGHDLKYLMHKRLFCSDVRPNNNRLSMPMNEIMCEFLTRD, translated from the exons ATGAGGGACTTGAAAACTTTAAAGGAATTGGTGGCAAGCGTTACAGATTGGAAGTCGCTTGAGAAGATGTCTTGCAAACCCTTTAAGCCTTCCATTTTGCATTTGGCAATATCACAAGATGCGCCCCACTTATATAGCGAAGAACAGTTGATTCAATTAAAGAATTTCAGCAAACTACTCTCGAGGGCTGAATCGAAGCCAAATACAAACAAGACTGACAAGAGGGTGGCCAAAAAAAG ACAAATTGAGGAGAGGCCTAAAGAGGAAAGAATCATGCCCGCAATGATTaaaaaaccaagaaaaataatCTTGGTACAGAACGGACCATCACCAGATTTGTCCAGAAGGATAGTCTTGGGACATAGTGGAACATCATCAGATTTGCCAAGAAGGATAATCTTGGAACATAGCGGACCATCACCAGATTTGCCTGTACAATTCAAGAATCGAGTCACTGAGTTGAGTGGTCATGATCTTAAATATTTGATGCACAAGAGACTCTTCTGTTCAGATGTGAGGCCGAACAACAATCGTCTCTCGATGCCCATGAATGAGATTATGTGTGAATTTCTCACACGAGATTGA